From one Candidatus Hydrogenedentota bacterium genomic stretch:
- a CDS encoding Gfo/Idh/MocA family oxidoreductase, producing the protein MTARRKPTRRHFLAAAAAAVAAPYFVPARAFGANDRVNIGYIGCGRRADGLRGVPGDAHVIALADVNKQRLQDWAKGKLGRDYGITDDKLFQDYREMLGLEDLDAVIISSPDHWHALHSIHAMEAGKDVYVEKPMTLTIREGRLMVDAARAHGRICQVGSQQRTMQENRVACALVRAGRIGKVHTVHTENYPSPWECTLPEEEAPEYINWDMWCGPTQYRGYHEKLYTPRGGQQGQEWGWISFRPYSGGEMTGWGAHGLDQIQWALGMDASGPVAVWPLLDQEPAFDGVHQGPRYPVHMRYANGTVVKLDNQGAPGGGWFEGDEGELKIDRGRYVIKPDTLDDALPELEPLSFVGDTNEHIANWIQCIRTRQTPNADVEIGHRTTTVCHLGNIARWLKREITWDPVTETFPGDDEANSYLDRERRAPWTLG; encoded by the coding sequence GCAGACACTTTCTTGCCGCGGCCGCCGCTGCCGTTGCCGCGCCGTACTTCGTGCCCGCAAGAGCCTTCGGGGCCAACGACCGCGTCAACATCGGCTATATCGGCTGCGGACGCCGCGCCGACGGGCTTCGAGGAGTGCCCGGCGACGCCCATGTCATCGCACTGGCCGACGTCAACAAACAGCGCCTGCAGGATTGGGCCAAGGGGAAACTGGGCAGAGACTACGGCATCACGGACGACAAGCTCTTTCAGGACTACCGGGAGATGCTGGGGCTCGAGGATCTGGATGCGGTTATCATCTCCTCGCCCGACCACTGGCACGCGCTGCACTCGATTCACGCCATGGAAGCGGGCAAGGACGTGTACGTCGAAAAGCCCATGACGCTTACCATCCGGGAAGGGCGGCTGATGGTCGACGCGGCGCGCGCTCACGGCCGCATCTGCCAGGTCGGAAGCCAGCAACGGACCATGCAGGAGAACCGTGTTGCCTGCGCCCTGGTTCGCGCGGGCCGCATCGGAAAGGTCCACACGGTGCATACGGAGAATTATCCCAGCCCGTGGGAATGCACCTTGCCCGAGGAGGAGGCGCCTGAGTACATCAATTGGGACATGTGGTGCGGCCCCACGCAATACCGGGGCTACCATGAAAAGCTCTACACCCCGCGCGGCGGCCAACAAGGCCAGGAGTGGGGATGGATCTCGTTCCGGCCTTATTCCGGCGGCGAGATGACCGGCTGGGGCGCGCACGGGCTCGACCAAATCCAGTGGGCATTGGGCATGGACGCTTCGGGTCCTGTCGCGGTCTGGCCCCTGCTCGATCAGGAACCCGCGTTTGACGGCGTGCACCAGGGGCCCCGGTATCCCGTCCACATGCGTTATGCCAACGGCACCGTGGTGAAGCTCGACAACCAGGGCGCCCCGGGCGGCGGCTGGTTCGAAGGCGACGAGGGCGAGCTCAAAATCGACCGCGGACGTTACGTGATAAAGCCCGACACCCTGGACGACGCGTTGCCCGAGCTCGAACCCCTCTCGTTCGTGGGCGACACCAATGAGCACATCGCGAACTGGATTCAGTGCATACGCACGCGCCAAACTCCCAACGCCGACGTCGAGATCGGCCACCGGACGACCACCGTCTGCCATCTCGGCAACATCGCGCGCTGGCTGAAACGCGAAATCACGTGGGACCCGGTGACCGAGACGTTCCCGGGCGACGACGAAGCCAACAGCTACCTGGATCGTGAGCGCCGCGCCCCCTGGACCCTGGGCTGA
- a CDS encoding ABC transporter substrate-binding protein — protein sequence MLAALICLSGCNIIIPQPRDEYVDGRLRITYWEKWTGFEGEAIQRVVDRFNGKQDRIYVNLVTMSQIDRKALVAIAGGDPPDLVGLWSAGLSQFAEKRALMPLEPFMEKAGMRREAFTEVFLEQNTYRGTLYGLPTTPASTALHWNKRLFREAGLDPERPPRTLAELDEMAGKLTKYDENGHLVQVGFTPSEPGWWHWSWGYWFGGELWDGENVTFDTPENLAAWKWIQSYPQKYGAEELRRFQSGIAGQFATPQNPFFSERVAMIVQGVWMANFIQTYAPGLEWGAAPFPSAVPGLEHVAMVECDSICIPAGARHPDEAFEFIQYLCSQEGLELLNMGHKKFTPLKEVSPEFLANHPNPYIEVFITLADSPNAFYAPLMSMWYEYNDEITPAFDMVMFGTTGPEAAVSMVQERVSDMWVRARASIERRERAEAEAAR from the coding sequence TTGCTCGCAGCTCTCATCTGCCTGTCCGGCTGCAACATCATCATTCCTCAACCGCGGGACGAGTACGTCGACGGCCGTCTCCGGATCACGTACTGGGAAAAATGGACCGGATTCGAGGGTGAGGCCATCCAGCGGGTGGTGGACCGGTTCAACGGGAAGCAGGACCGCATCTACGTCAATCTGGTCACCATGAGCCAGATCGACCGGAAGGCGCTGGTGGCGATCGCGGGCGGCGATCCGCCGGACCTGGTAGGACTATGGAGCGCGGGGCTGTCGCAGTTCGCCGAGAAACGGGCCCTGATGCCGCTGGAACCCTTCATGGAGAAGGCGGGCATGCGCCGGGAGGCGTTTACCGAGGTGTTCCTGGAACAGAACACCTACCGGGGCACGTTGTACGGCCTGCCGACGACGCCGGCCTCGACCGCGCTGCACTGGAACAAGCGGCTGTTCCGCGAAGCGGGGCTCGATCCCGAACGTCCGCCGCGAACGCTGGCTGAACTCGACGAGATGGCCGGGAAACTGACCAAGTACGATGAGAACGGCCATCTCGTGCAGGTTGGGTTTACGCCGTCCGAGCCGGGGTGGTGGCACTGGTCGTGGGGATACTGGTTCGGGGGTGAATTGTGGGACGGCGAGAATGTCACGTTCGATACGCCGGAGAACCTGGCGGCGTGGAAATGGATCCAGAGCTATCCCCAGAAGTACGGGGCGGAGGAGTTGCGGCGGTTTCAAAGCGGCATCGCGGGCCAGTTCGCCACGCCGCAGAACCCCTTTTTCAGTGAGCGGGTGGCGATGATCGTTCAGGGCGTGTGGATGGCGAACTTTATCCAGACCTATGCGCCCGGTTTGGAGTGGGGCGCGGCGCCGTTTCCGTCCGCGGTGCCGGGCCTGGAGCACGTGGCCATGGTGGAATGCGACTCGATCTGCATTCCGGCGGGCGCGCGGCATCCCGACGAAGCCTTCGAGTTCATCCAGTATCTCTGTTCGCAGGAAGGATTGGAGCTTCTCAACATGGGCCACAAGAAATTCACGCCGCTCAAGGAGGTGAGCCCTGAGTTTCTGGCCAACCATCCCAACCCCTACATCGAGGTGTTCATCACGCTGGCGGACAGCCCCAATGCGTTCTATGCGCCGTTGATGAGCATGTGGTACGAGTACAACGACGAGATCACGCCGGCGTTCGACATGGTCATGTTCGGCACGACCGGGCCCGAAGCCGCGGTGTCGATGGTGCAGGAGCGCGTGTCGGATATGTGGGTCCGTGCGCGCGCGAGCATCGAGCGCCGCGAACGGGCGGAGGCGGAGGCCGCGCGATGA
- a CDS encoding class I SAM-dependent methyltransferase, with translation MPDETPWHDDDKFWALFHKWGFSETRWAAAGIEAEHVLALTAQTPPLDVLDMCCGVGRHCIAFAKRQCRVVGVDRTTFYLAEARARAEGEGVSIEFVQDDMRRFARPGSFDLALSLYTSFSYFEAHEDNMTVLRNLHASLRPGGMLVIEMMGKEVLAR, from the coding sequence ATGCCTGACGAAACACCTTGGCACGATGACGACAAGTTCTGGGCCCTTTTTCACAAATGGGGTTTCTCCGAGACCCGGTGGGCGGCCGCCGGCATTGAAGCCGAGCACGTGCTGGCCCTGACCGCACAAACGCCGCCGCTCGACGTGTTGGACATGTGCTGCGGCGTCGGCCGTCATTGCATCGCTTTCGCCAAGCGCCAGTGCCGCGTGGTCGGCGTCGATCGGACCACGTTCTATCTGGCGGAAGCGCGGGCGAGAGCCGAGGGCGAGGGCGTCTCTATCGAATTTGTCCAGGATGACATGCGCCGGTTCGCGCGGCCCGGCAGCTTCGACCTGGCACTGAGCCTGTACACATCTTTCAGCTATTTCGAAGCGCACGAGGACAATATGACGGTGTTGCGCAATCTGCACGCATCGTTGCGTCCCGGCGGCATGCTGGTCATCGAAATGATGGGAAAAGAGGTGCTCGCCCGCAA
- a CDS encoding sugar ABC transporter permease produces MRSIRNGLLFISPWIAGFAAFTIYPLAASFYYSLCDYSVLKPPVFVGGANYHELLTDPVLWKSLYNTMYFAVFFLPLATLLAIVLALLLNTGVRGMTIYRTIFFLPSLTPLVALGILWMWMLNGEYGVVNYVLNMVLNPLGLQAPIWLQSTAWSKPAIILMSLWGVGHAVVIYLAGLQDIPKQLYEAADLDGARWFSKVRHITIPLLSPAIFFNVVMGLISALQVFALPYVLTDGTGGPARSTTFYTMYLYNSAFRYLRMGYACAMAWILFLIILALTLLVYRMSRKRVHYGG; encoded by the coding sequence ATGCGAAGCATCAGGAACGGCCTGCTGTTTATTTCGCCGTGGATTGCGGGTTTCGCCGCGTTCACGATCTATCCCCTGGCGGCTTCGTTTTACTACAGCCTCTGCGACTACTCGGTGCTGAAACCTCCCGTGTTTGTGGGCGGCGCAAACTACCACGAGCTGTTGACCGACCCGGTGCTCTGGAAATCGCTCTACAACACGATGTATTTCGCCGTGTTCTTCCTGCCGCTGGCGACCTTGCTGGCGATCGTGCTGGCGTTGCTGCTCAATACCGGCGTGCGCGGAATGACCATATACCGCACGATCTTCTTTCTGCCGTCGCTCACGCCGCTTGTCGCGCTGGGCATACTGTGGATGTGGATGCTCAACGGCGAGTACGGCGTCGTGAACTACGTTCTCAACATGGTGCTGAACCCGCTGGGTCTCCAGGCGCCCATCTGGCTGCAATCGACCGCGTGGTCCAAGCCCGCCATCATTCTCATGAGCCTCTGGGGGGTGGGGCATGCCGTGGTCATCTATCTGGCGGGGTTGCAGGATATACCGAAGCAGTTGTACGAGGCGGCCGATCTCGACGGGGCCCGGTGGTTCTCAAAGGTGCGCCACATCACCATCCCCCTGTTGTCGCCGGCCATATTCTTCAACGTCGTCATGGGCTTGATCTCGGCGCTGCAGGTGTTCGCGCTGCCATATGTGCTTACGGACGGCACGGGCGGGCCCGCGCGGTCGACCACTTTCTACACGATGTATCTCTACAATTCCGCGTTCCGCTACCTTCGCATGGGCTATGCGTGCGCCATGGCGTGGATCCTGTTCCTCATCATCCTGGCATTGACGCTTCTGGTGTATCGCATGTCGCGCAAGAGGGTGCATTATGGGGGATAG
- a CDS encoding carbohydrate ABC transporter permease yields the protein MGDSRNIASDGVKRRKTRTASHANQLSWPRALAIHAVLVAGSLLFLFPLVWMISTALKPIDQTMVMPPRWIPDPVQWENFWQAVNYIPFFAYARNTLTIAILGTLGTVLSSSVVAYGFSRIEWKGRDIVFLVLLATMMVPFPVTMVPLYAVFRKLHWIGTFRPLWLPAWFGASAFNVFLLRQFFLTIPRDFDDAARIDGCSEFGIYRRVVLPLSRPALAVVALFHFMYCWNDFLGPLIYLIDQDTFTLALGLQFFQSRQGGTPWNLLMAASTLVVAPIIVLFFFTQRTFIQGIAMSGLKG from the coding sequence ATGGGGGATAGCCGGAACATCGCATCCGACGGGGTCAAACGGCGCAAGACCCGCACTGCTTCCCATGCCAACCAGCTGAGCTGGCCGCGGGCGCTCGCGATTCACGCCGTGTTGGTAGCTGGAAGCCTCCTGTTTCTCTTCCCGCTCGTGTGGATGATCTCGACAGCGCTCAAACCGATTGATCAGACCATGGTCATGCCGCCGCGGTGGATTCCCGACCCCGTCCAGTGGGAAAACTTCTGGCAGGCGGTCAATTACATCCCCTTCTTCGCGTACGCCCGCAACACCCTCACCATCGCCATCCTGGGCACCCTCGGGACCGTGCTCAGCAGTTCGGTGGTCGCGTACGGGTTTTCGCGCATCGAATGGAAAGGCCGCGACATCGTGTTCCTGGTGCTTCTTGCAACGATGATGGTGCCGTTTCCGGTCACTATGGTGCCGCTGTACGCCGTGTTCCGGAAACTGCACTGGATCGGCACGTTCCGGCCGTTGTGGCTGCCTGCCTGGTTCGGGGCGAGCGCGTTCAATGTTTTCCTGCTGCGCCAGTTCTTCCTGACTATTCCGCGCGACTTCGACGACGCGGCCCGCATCGACGGATGCTCGGAATTCGGCATTTACCGGCGGGTGGTGCTGCCTCTTTCGCGGCCGGCCCTCGCCGTGGTGGCCCTGTTCCATTTCATGTACTGCTGGAACGATTTCCTCGGACCGCTGATTTACCTGATCGACCAGGACACCTTTACCCTGGCGCTTGGGTTGCAGTTTTTCCAGAGCCGTCAGGGCGGCACCCCGTGGAATCTGCTCATGGCCGCCTCCACCCTCGTTGTGGCGCCCATCATTGTCTTGTTCTTCTTCACCCAGCGCACCTTCATCCAGGGTATCGCCATGAGCGGATTGAAAGGGTAG
- a CDS encoding MFS transporter, with translation MIAVMTAFSGVFALGVCFSILGSIKLKLAEQLKIDDAKVGQLISALMFSSLVFVLLIGPLTDLLGFKLIALVGFAAGAICVWLLASATSYQASLVACLLLGGAAMCVNTVGNALGPLVLFGGKNNAAASNLLNVFFGMGAFITPLIVAALLKKLGYKSTVGLIGAILLIPIIYTVFGTFPAPPEGFKITQALGLLGRGGVWAGGLALFCYMSLEVTLAGFVTTYLKSHDLSDEKAGTALSGFWIALMLARLIAAFTIPAQASVYVVPALALVAVISIAVMVGAKSVGIGVGATLLTGFVLGPIFPTLVGVTFNKTETSGSVFSLIFGIGLLGAILMPSLIGKYAAKMNIRQSLRILVGVAAALILLSAFLSFGIPDAKPAPALPPAAGAALSVPDTAPHATSASWTQASIR, from the coding sequence ATGATTGCTGTGATGACCGCTTTTTCGGGAGTATTTGCCCTCGGAGTCTGTTTCTCCATTCTGGGCAGCATCAAGTTGAAGCTGGCGGAACAGTTGAAGATCGACGACGCCAAGGTCGGGCAGCTGATCTCGGCGTTGATGTTCAGCAGCTTGGTGTTCGTGTTGCTCATCGGTCCGCTGACCGACCTGCTGGGATTCAAGCTGATTGCGCTGGTGGGGTTTGCGGCCGGCGCCATCTGCGTATGGCTGCTGGCCAGCGCCACGTCATACCAGGCCTCTCTGGTAGCGTGCCTGCTGCTGGGCGGCGCGGCGATGTGCGTAAACACCGTCGGCAACGCCCTTGGACCCCTGGTCCTGTTTGGCGGAAAGAACAATGCCGCCGCATCGAATCTGCTCAACGTGTTTTTCGGCATGGGCGCCTTCATCACGCCGCTGATCGTGGCCGCCCTGCTCAAGAAGCTGGGGTATAAGAGCACTGTCGGGCTGATTGGGGCGATTCTGTTGATCCCGATTATCTACACCGTGTTCGGCACGTTCCCGGCGCCGCCCGAGGGGTTCAAGATTACGCAAGCGTTGGGGCTCCTGGGCCGCGGCGGCGTGTGGGCAGGCGGGCTGGCCCTTTTCTGCTACATGAGCCTCGAGGTCACCCTGGCCGGATTCGTTACCACCTACCTGAAGAGCCATGACCTCTCCGACGAAAAGGCCGGAACGGCTCTTTCGGGGTTCTGGATCGCGCTGATGCTCGCCCGGCTCATTGCGGCGTTCACGATACCGGCCCAGGCGTCCGTGTATGTGGTGCCGGCTCTCGCGTTGGTGGCGGTTATCTCGATCGCCGTTATGGTCGGCGCCAAGTCGGTGGGGATCGGCGTGGGCGCCACCCTCCTGACCGGCTTCGTGCTGGGGCCCATTTTCCCGACCCTGGTGGGCGTCACCTTCAACAAGACCGAGACATCGGGCAGCGTGTTCAGCCTGATTTTCGGGATCGGGTTGCTGGGCGCAATCCTGATGCCCAGTCTGATCGGCAAGTACGCGGCCAAGATGAACATCCGACAGAGTCTGCGGATTCTGGTTGGCGTCGCCGCGGCGTTGATCCTTCTGAGCGCGTTCCTCAGCTTCGGAATCCCCGACGCCAAGCCCGCTCCCGCGCTTCCTCCCGCGGCCGGAGCAGCCCTTTCGGTTCCAGATACGGCTCCGCACGCCACGTCGGCCTCGTGGACCCAAGCAAGCATACGGTAA
- a CDS encoding Nramp family divalent metal transporter, whose translation MAENVPDAAGTRRAPWWRTIGPALITACVVFGPGSLVVSANVGATYGYDLLWLLVLAGLVMGGYMTMSARVGVTAGATHFTTLAREVNRPFAALLGTVLCLTCASFQFSNNLAVSLVAGAFAPEKHALAVQITVMAMLNAVMIAFMFRASSVFKTIENVMKYMVGIVLLSFLVNLIFVRPNLLAVLKGLVPGIPEKLALGVPQIVGGAIKDPLVLIASLMGTTFSVAAAFFQGNLVREKGWDKDDYERGVGDAVAGVCVLSLVSMIIMTTAGTVILGKPADDLATLALTLKPLLGSAAFVFFCIGLAPVALNPFLINSMIGGTALADGFGLPGKLNDFWPRMFTICVLLTGFVIASIGLWLKIPTVNLMIFGQALTVIGNPLMAATILWLANRKNVMGDRRNRLPSNMIGALGIVVVLLLAVRMIWFLYLRLTLVLT comes from the coding sequence ATGGCTGAAAACGTTCCCGATGCCGCCGGAACAAGGCGCGCCCCGTGGTGGAGAACCATTGGCCCCGCTTTGATAACCGCCTGCGTGGTATTCGGCCCGGGAAGTCTGGTCGTCAGCGCGAATGTGGGCGCCACATACGGGTATGACCTCCTCTGGTTGCTGGTTCTGGCGGGGCTGGTCATGGGCGGATACATGACGATGTCGGCCCGCGTGGGCGTCACTGCGGGCGCCACTCACTTCACGACGCTGGCCCGCGAGGTTAACCGCCCCTTTGCGGCGCTGTTGGGCACGGTGCTATGCCTGACCTGCGCCTCGTTCCAGTTCTCGAACAACCTGGCGGTATCTCTGGTGGCGGGCGCCTTTGCCCCTGAGAAACATGCCCTGGCCGTTCAGATTACCGTCATGGCTATGCTCAACGCCGTCATGATTGCCTTCATGTTCCGGGCAAGTTCCGTATTCAAGACCATCGAGAACGTCATGAAATACATGGTCGGCATAGTGCTCCTGTCGTTCCTGGTCAATCTGATCTTCGTGCGCCCGAACCTCCTGGCCGTCTTGAAAGGGCTCGTGCCCGGCATCCCCGAGAAACTGGCCTTGGGCGTGCCGCAGATCGTCGGCGGGGCAATCAAAGACCCGCTGGTGCTGATTGCTTCTCTGATGGGCACGACGTTCTCGGTCGCGGCCGCGTTCTTCCAAGGGAATCTCGTGCGCGAGAAGGGTTGGGATAAGGACGATTACGAGCGTGGCGTCGGCGACGCCGTCGCGGGCGTTTGCGTCCTTTCGCTGGTGAGCATGATCATCATGACCACCGCCGGCACGGTCATCCTCGGCAAGCCCGCCGACGACCTGGCCACTCTGGCTCTCACCCTGAAACCTCTGTTGGGGTCGGCCGCGTTTGTCTTTTTCTGCATCGGGCTGGCGCCGGTTGCTCTGAATCCGTTCCTCATCAACTCCATGATTGGCGGCACCGCTCTGGCAGACGGATTCGGCTTGCCCGGAAAACTCAACGATTTCTGGCCCCGCATGTTTACCATCTGCGTGTTGCTCACGGGGTTCGTTATCGCCAGCATCGGCCTATGGCTGAAGATTCCCACCGTCAATCTCATGATCTTCGGGCAAGCCCTGACGGTCATCGGCAACCCGCTTATGGCCGCGACGATCCTTTGGCTGGCGAATCGGAAGAACGTCATGGGCGACCGGCGCAACCGGCTCCCCTCTAACATGATCGGCGCGCTCGGCATCGTCGTCGTCCTGCTGCTCGCCGTGCGAATGATATGGTTCTTGTATCTGCGCTTGACCCTGGTCCTCACGTGA
- a CDS encoding thioesterase family protein, producing the protein MFVYPVRITLHDADAAGVLFFGRYFALAHDAYEAFLDSHGLNIGHLIQTTDYIIPVVHAESDYRRALFVGQQATIRLRVVDLRSRTFAIAYEFLNAEGRLACTVRTVHCAVNKQSRKAVALPKEVVTALKSEVEPGQLV; encoded by the coding sequence ATGTTCGTTTACCCTGTGCGCATTACGTTGCATGACGCCGACGCGGCGGGCGTGTTGTTCTTTGGGCGTTATTTCGCGCTGGCGCACGACGCCTACGAGGCCTTCCTCGACTCGCACGGGCTGAACATCGGCCATCTGATTCAAACCACCGATTACATCATCCCCGTAGTCCATGCTGAAAGCGATTACCGGCGCGCCTTGTTTGTCGGCCAGCAGGCTACGATCCGCTTGCGTGTCGTAGACCTGCGCAGCCGGACCTTTGCCATTGCCTACGAATTCCTCAATGCCGAGGGCAGACTGGCTTGCACCGTCCGCACCGTCCACTGTGCCGTTAACAAACAGAGCCGTAAAGCCGTCGCCCTTCCCAAGGAGGTCGTCACGGCGCTGAAATCCGAGGTGGAGCCGGGTCAGCTGGTCTAG
- a CDS encoding glucuronate isomerase: protein MTASETVFTRNNMDAMRAAVRETVERTPLTDIHTHLYAPAFGKLLLWGVDELLTYHYLIAEVVRASRIEPAAFYAKNKREQADFIWQTLFLERSPYSEACRGVLTVLDTLGLDVASRDLAAYRAYFAQQTVEGYIDTVFERANLKSVVMTNDPFDDAERPVWESGIEADRRFHAALRIDLVLNNWASACARLKGWGYGADETLSKKALAETRRFLADWLKRTKALYMAVSLPQDFAFPEESPRARLIAECIIPVAREYNVPFAMMIGVKRAMNPALKLAGDGVGKSDVGAVERLCVSYPDAKFMVTMLAREDQHELSIAARKFPNLFLFGCWWFLNVPGIIEEMTRMRFELLGTCVLPQHSDARVLDQVIYKWSHSRAIIANVLADKYADLLRTGWALKQSELDRDVAGLLGGNFWDYLK, encoded by the coding sequence ATGACCGCTTCGGAGACCGTGTTTACGCGCAACAACATGGATGCGATGCGCGCGGCCGTGCGCGAAACCGTCGAGCGCACGCCTCTGACCGACATTCACACGCATCTCTACGCGCCCGCGTTCGGCAAACTCTTGCTCTGGGGCGTGGACGAACTGCTGACGTACCATTATCTCATCGCGGAAGTGGTTCGTGCGTCGCGTATCGAGCCGGCGGCGTTTTACGCGAAGAACAAGCGGGAACAGGCCGATTTCATCTGGCAAACGCTGTTTCTGGAGCGGTCCCCCTACAGCGAGGCCTGCCGGGGCGTGCTCACGGTGCTCGATACGCTGGGACTTGACGTGGCCTCGCGCGACCTCGCCGCGTACCGTGCCTATTTCGCCCAACAAACCGTCGAAGGCTACATCGACACGGTTTTCGAACGCGCCAACCTGAAATCGGTGGTCATGACCAACGACCCGTTCGACGACGCCGAGCGTCCCGTGTGGGAGTCGGGCATAGAGGCCGACAGGCGGTTCCACGCAGCGCTGCGCATCGACCTCGTCCTGAACAACTGGGCGAGCGCCTGCGCACGCCTCAAGGGATGGGGGTACGGCGCCGATGAAACCCTCAGCAAGAAGGCGTTGGCGGAGACCCGGCGTTTTCTTGCCGATTGGCTGAAAAGAACCAAGGCCTTGTACATGGCGGTATCGCTGCCGCAGGATTTCGCGTTCCCGGAAGAGTCGCCGCGCGCCAGGCTCATCGCCGAGTGCATCATTCCCGTAGCCAGAGAATACAACGTGCCCTTCGCCATGATGATTGGAGTCAAGCGCGCCATGAATCCGGCCTTGAAACTCGCCGGCGACGGCGTGGGCAAGAGCGATGTGGGAGCTGTCGAGCGCCTGTGTGTATCGTATCCCGATGCGAAGTTCATGGTGACCATGCTCGCACGCGAGGATCAGCATGAACTGTCCATCGCGGCGCGCAAGTTCCCGAACCTGTTTCTGTTCGGGTGCTGGTGGTTCCTCAACGTGCCGGGCATTATCGAAGAGATGACGCGCATGCGCTTCGAGCTGCTGGGGACATGCGTCCTGCCTCAACACTCGGACGCGCGCGTGCTCGACCAGGTCATCTACAAGTGGAGCCACTCGAGGGCCATCATCGCAAACGTGCTCGCCGACAAGTACGCGGACCTGCTGCGAACGGGCTGGGCGCTGAAACAAAGTGAGCTCGACCGTGACGTTGCCGGCCTGCTCGGCGGCAACTTCTGGGATTACCTGAAATAA
- a CDS encoding MFS transporter codes for MLIKIVAVSGVFCLGFCFALLGSLSVKIMPRLGIGKAAFGTLVAGFMFSSTLSCLALGFFVDALGYRPIAVSGFVGVALCTLLLARCRAFAPAMAACILLGLCAMSVNTAGNTLITITLFDGTNPAAASNLGNVFFGAGLLLTPLLASVLFERLQFDRAVSLLAIFPALPVLPALFAQYPAIETGYSLASALAIVREPAVIAASVWAFFYSSIETVLSSWLPSCGKEVFERAEPGVAEAHRDASAQRLLSYFALAIIASRVGMSLAPWLAAHGVPVVTAGSMLLILSLAGLRFAQSSRACRLCVIVAGLGIGPCYPTTLGMVFSKFYPGVYGTIFGTMSTLGMFGGTVAPKIIGNIAQRSSVQRALLWLIPACLLLTAAIFVTAALPGRGAPVP; via the coding sequence ATGCTCATCAAGATCGTGGCTGTATCCGGGGTATTCTGCCTCGGCTTTTGTTTTGCGCTGCTGGGTTCGCTCAGCGTGAAGATCATGCCGCGCCTGGGGATTGGCAAAGCGGCGTTCGGCACCCTCGTGGCAGGATTCATGTTCTCAAGCACTCTTTCGTGTCTCGCCCTGGGATTCTTCGTGGACGCTCTGGGATACCGCCCGATTGCGGTATCCGGGTTTGTCGGCGTGGCCCTGTGCACATTGCTGTTGGCGCGGTGCAGGGCGTTCGCGCCCGCCATGGCCGCCTGCATCCTCCTGGGACTCTGCGCAATGTCGGTCAACACGGCGGGCAACACCCTCATCACCATCACGCTGTTTGACGGTACGAATCCGGCCGCCGCGAGCAATCTGGGCAACGTGTTCTTCGGTGCAGGTCTTCTGCTGACGCCCCTGCTGGCAAGCGTGCTGTTCGAGCGCCTGCAGTTCGACCGGGCCGTGTCGCTGTTGGCGATCTTCCCCGCGCTCCCCGTATTGCCGGCGCTCTTCGCCCAATATCCGGCCATAGAGACAGGGTACAGTCTGGCCAGCGCGCTGGCTATCGTGCGTGAACCCGCCGTTATCGCGGCTTCGGTCTGGGCATTCTTCTACTCGTCCATCGAGACCGTCCTGTCGAGTTGGCTGCCCAGCTGCGGGAAGGAGGTATTCGAACGGGCCGAACCCGGTGTGGCGGAAGCGCATCGCGACGCTTCCGCGCAACGCCTCTTGTCGTATTTTGCCCTGGCGATCATCGCGAGCCGGGTGGGCATGAGCCTGGCGCCGTGGCTTGCGGCCCACGGCGTCCCGGTGGTGACGGCCGGGTCGATGCTCCTGATTCTCTCGTTGGCGGGGTTGCGGTTCGCGCAATCGTCCCGAGCTTGCCGGCTATGCGTTATCGTCGCGGGGCTCGGTATCGGCCCCTGTTATCCCACAACCCTGGGCATGGTGTTTTCAAAATTCTACCCGGGGGTCTACGGCACCATTTTCGGTACGATGTCCACCCTCGGCATGTTCGGGGGCACGGTCGCCCCGAAGATCATCGGCAACATCGCGCAGCGCTCGAGTGTCCAGCGGGCGCTGTTGTGGCTGATCCCCGCGTGTCTTCTGCTGACAGCCGCGATCTTCGTGACCGCCGCCCTGCCGGGACGCGGCGCCCCCGTACCATGA